CCGACCCGTGCAAGTTGCTCGCTGGGGGTGACTTCTTTGTGCTTGCGTCCAAGTGGGAAGGTCATCCCTTGGCTCTGCTTGAAGCGATGTCCGTTGGACTAGTCCCAATCGTGCCTCGAGTCGGTGGTATACCGGAAATCGTCCAAGATGGAGAAAACGGAATCCTGTTTGAGCCGTCCAGATCAGGTGAACTTGCCGGGGCGATTCGGGCGTCATTGCAGATGTCTGGCCGCGCCACGATGAGCAAACTGGCTAGGGCGACCATTGAGAAAAAGTTTAGCTCAGATGCAATGGGAATGCACTATTTGGAGTTGTATGGGGGGAGGGCGGAATGACGGCTTCCTATGTGGATTCAGGCCTGTCTTGGTAGAATGGCACAATGTGTTTCGAAAACCTGGGGGCTGAGAAGCCGTATTGGGCGATACAGCGCCGAGGTGGCCAAGAATAGTCGGTGTACGGGCTTGACGCCGATCTGGCGGATGTGTGAAGCGGGTTGAATAGAGGGAGTCACATGCGGGTGCTTGCGGTTGTCCCGGGAAGTGCCGAGGGCAAGATTATGATTTTTGCCAAGCGCCAAGTTGCCGCGTTGAAGGGCAGAAAACATGATGTGGCCGAATTCTATGTGGCTGATCGTGTTTCTCCTCTTGCGGTCCTAGGGGAGTATAGGCGGCTGCGTCAAAAAATTGAAGAGTTCAAGCCTGAAATCGTTCACGCGCACTACGGAACCGTAACAGCGTTGTTGGTTGTTGTAGCATCCGGTCGAGTACCTTCGGTGGTTACGTTTAGGGGGAGCGATCTGAACCCCTCAGAGGCAGTCTCGAGATTTCGAAGCATCGTAGGACGGTTCATCAGTCAAGTTTCGGCGCTTTTTGCGACGAGGGTTGTTTGCGTGAGCGCAAATCTGGCCGCATCTCTGTGGGTGAGATCGCATAAAGTAGCGGTTATACCCTCTGGCGTCGACCTCAAAGCGTTTCGACCAATGGACTATCAGGAGTCGAGATTGAGGTTGGGGTTCGCGCCTGCGACTCCTCTGCTTGTGTTTAATTGTGGCGGAGATCCATGGGTAAAGAACTTAGCGCTCGCCGAGAAAGTATTCGCCGAGGTCCGAAAGAAGATGGGAAACGTAGAATTCGAGATAATGCGTAGCAATTGGAGACCCGAGGACGTACCATCGCTGTTTAGTGCGGCAGATTGCCTGCTCGTGGTTAGCCGATATGAAGGCTCGCCCAACGTCGTAAAGGAGGCGATGGCATGTAATCTGCCAATAGTTAGTGTGGATGTGGGAGATGTTCGCCAGCGGCTAGAGCGAGTTGAGAACTGCTTCGTTGTTGATGCGGCTCCTGAAGTTTTGGCTGATCAAGTAGTCCAGGTATTGGCCAAGCGGGATAGATCGAACGGGAGGATCCACTGTCAAGAGTTCTCACAAACGGAAGTCTTGGATAGATTGGAACGTGTCTACGTTGATTCAATCGAAAGTTGAACCCGAAAGCGAAAGGTCCGTGTGGGTTTAGCCGTTTTTTTCTGATTTTTTCAGTGCATTCCGAATCCACTCCACGGCCGATTCTCCCCGCTTCAACTACCAGATCACGTTGGGTAAGTCTCCGTCGAAAGCTATGGCGCGGATGATCTGTTCTGTTTCACCAGCGATTTTGTCCCTGTCGAATCGCCGCGAGAGTTGAATGGCGTTATCTCGGACCCTGCGAAGCTCGACGGGATCCCGGATGAGTTCCAGAATCACCCGGGCGAGGCTCTCGGGATCTCCTGGCTCGAACGTCCGTCCTGAATTGT
This sequence is a window from bacterium. Protein-coding genes within it:
- a CDS encoding glycosyltransferase family 4 protein, whose product is MRVLAVVPGSAEGKIMIFAKRQVAALKGRKHDVAEFYVADRVSPLAVLGEYRRLRQKIEEFKPEIVHAHYGTVTALLVVVASGRVPSVVTFRGSDLNPSEAVSRFRSIVGRFISQVSALFATRVVCVSANLAASLWVRSHKVAVIPSGVDLKAFRPMDYQESRLRLGFAPATPLLVFNCGGDPWVKNLALAEKVFAEVRKKMGNVEFEIMRSNWRPEDVPSLFSAADCLLVVSRYEGSPNVVKEAMACNLPIVSVDVGDVRQRLERVENCFVVDAAPEVLADQVVQVLAKRDRSNGRIHCQEFSQTEVLDRLERVYVDSIES